ATATGGCATGGCGGACTACCGTCGCTTTTCTTTTCGGTGCGGGCAGCTCGGGAATCGCTGGGTACATAGGGATGTGGATTGCAATAAGGTCAAATATCCGCACGGCAAGCGCCGTTCGATCTAGTCTGGATAAGGCCCTTAGAATTTCCCTTCGGGGCGGTGCCGTTTCAGGAATTACAATAGTTGCCATGAGCCTTCTCGGAGTGGGGATTCTTTTCGTACTCTATGGCGGGTCTTCCAATGACCCTGAGGTTGTAAAACGGGTGCCCTTTCTAATTGTTGGATACGGATTTGGAGCAAGCTTCGTTGCCCTATTTGCACAGCTTGGTGGAGGAATTTACACCAAAGCTGCTGACGTAGGTGCAGACCTGGTGGGAAAGGTAGAGGCAGGGATTCCCGAAGACGATCCCCGAAACCCAGCGGTTATCGCAGACCTTGTTGGCGATAATGTTGGTGACTGTGCGGGGAGAGGCGCAGACCTCTTCGAATCCACTGCGGCAGAGAACATCGGGGCTATGATCCTTGGGGTAGCACTATTCCCTCTTTTCGGCATAAAGGGGATATTCTTTCCACTGGTCGCCCGTGCCTTTGGACTTATAGCCAGCATGATTGGTGTGGCTTTGGTTGGATTAAAGGATGAGAAGGAGGACCCGATGTCCGCATTGAACCGGGGATACTATGTCGCCTGTATATTGGCCGCCATTGGTTTCTACATTGCCACATATATACTCCTAAATAATAATTTCTGGCTCTTCGTCGCGGGGGTGATTGGAATCGTTACAAGCATATTATTCGTTTTTATAACGCAGTATTATACGGAATACAGATATAGACCGGTGCAGTTTATTGCAGAAGCCTCTCAGACTGGACCTGCTACTAACATTATCGCTGGTCTATCAGTCGGACTTGAGTGCACGGCGCTCCCCGTTATAGCAATATCCGCCGCATTGGTGGGATCATATTACTGCGGTGTTCATGGACTTAGGGAATTCACAAATATCTCAACAACGAGCGCCGGCCTTTATGGTACGGCAATTGCCACAATGGGTATGCTGGGTACAGCGGCCTACATTCTCGCAATGGACACCTTTGGACCAATTACAGATAATGCCGGCGGGATAGTTGAGATGAGCAAACAACCGGAGGAGATCAGGGTAAAAACTGACAGGCTTGACGCCGTTGGAAATACGACCAAAGCCCTGACGAAGGGATATGCGATAGGGTCTGCCGCCCTCGCAGCCTTTCTTCTCTTTTCGGCTTACCTGGATGAGGTTTCTCATATCACTGGTAAGGCTTTCGATTCAGTAGACATCGCAAAGGTTGAGGTATTTGTAGGTGGGCTCCTTGGTGCCATGCTCGTATTCCTATTCAGTGCACTCGCAATCAGAGCCGTCGCCCGTGCCGCTTATTATGTTATAGGCGATGTCCGGGCACAGTTTAAGGAAAATCCAGGAATACTTGAGGGAACTTCGAAGCCGGATTATGCTAGGTGCGTAGATATTGTAACAAAGGGCGCTCTCAAGGAAATGGTTCCCCCAGGAATTCTAGCTGTGGGAATGCCTATAGTGGTAGGAGTGATTTTCAGGCAATTTGGACTCGGTGCTGAAACCGTGGCTGCCTTTCTGATGGTTGGGACTATAAGTGGAATTCTTCTCGCAACGCTAATGAATAATGGGGGAGGCGCTTGGGATAATGCGAAGAAATATATTGAAACGGGGGCTTACGGAGGAAAGAGATCAGAGACACACAAAGCATCTGTTGTGGGAGATACCGTAGGTGACCCCTTTAAGGACACGGCAGGGCCTTCAATTCACGTTCTGATAAAGCTATTATCGACAATAACATTGGTTCTCGCGCCTCTTTTTATCTAGAATGTGGGGATGTATGGTACCCCATTTATACAGAGGTTGAGTTTGATTGTAAGGCTTAACAGATACCTCTCAATGTGTGGTATTTCATCTAGGCGCAATGCCGATGAGCTAATTGTTAGCGGGAAAGTCCGGGTTAACGGTGAGTTGGTGAATGAGTTAGGATACAAGATAGACACCGAAATTGATAAGGTAGAGATTGGAAGGAAGATTTTGGAAATTGAAAGAAAGAGGCATGTTTTGCTGAATAAGCCCAGGTTTTATCTTACAGCCCTTGGAAAGGGAGAAGGGGGTAGGAAAACAATTGATGAGCTTATAACAGATATACCGGAAAGGGTTTATCCTGTTGGGAGGCTCGACTATGATACAGAAGGTCTTTTGATTCTTACAAATGATGGTGAACTTGCGCATAAGATAATGCATCCTAGTTACGAATTGATCAAGGTTTATCATGCACATGTAAGAGGGGAGGTAAATAAGGAAACACTTGAAAAAATGAAAAGAGGTGCCGAGCTAAAAGACGGATTTGCAAGGCCAGATTATATAAAGGTTGTTAAATATGATGATAAAGAAGCAGTAATACATATAGCTTTTCATGAAGGTCGCAATCGTTTAGTTAAAAGGTTTCTATCTGAGTTTGGCCATCCTGTATTAAAATTAAAAAGAATATCAGTCGGTCCTATAAAGCTGGGTAATCTCCCTGAGGAAAGGTGGAGAAATTTGACCATGAATGAACTCCGCGCTTTGAAAAAAGCAGTAGGTTGTTAGCTGACCCTCTTAGGCTTTTGGATTTTGATGAGGACGGAACGCCAGACTTTCTCGACAGCAACCAGGCCACTGGAGGTGAAGACGGAGGAAGCAGTGGAGGTTGTTCTATAGCATCAGCAGGAGCAACACCATCAGTTCCATTATATCTTCTGCTTCCTGTTTTTGTTGTAATTAGAAAACTTTGGAGCGGATGTGGGAGTTAGATAAAGTCTTCTCTCTGAGATAAGAATTAGAACGTGCCTAAAATCCGCGCGAACGGGGACAATGTTTTGATAAAAGAAGTACCTGTTGTCACCCCATTTCCATCAAGCTCTTTCAATAATTCATCGGGCAGATTGATTTCCACTAATTCCATTTCCCATTTCCTCCATGGCTTGACAGAGCCATTCGAGATACATTAATATTAAAATGAACAATATTGATTAACAATGTTCAATCTATGTAATTGGAGGGAACCTCCTTGAAGAAACATCCAAAACGTATGGTTAAGCACTTACCAATAACTGAAGCACGACGCCACCTCGGCGAGGTTGTAAAGAAAATCCGAATCAATAAGGATTACTTTGTGCTTGAAAAAGACGGCATTCCTATTGCTGGACTCATGGATATCGATGAGTTCGAGGACTATCTTGAACTTCAAGACCCAAAACTGAAGAAACAGATTCGCGAAAGCTACACTGAATATCAGAAAGGCAAAGCACGCCCTGTCGAAGAATTCCTGACGGAACTTCAAAAGACCAAGTAGCACTAGATCTATGTCCTCTTCCCCTTACCGAATCCTCACTACTCCAACCTTTGAACGGGAAACCCGGAAACTTAAACAAAGAAACCCTCAGATCATCAAGCACCTTGAAGGTATGGTGGAGATCCTTCGCATTGACCCTCGGAATCGCACCCATTCTCACAACATTAAGCAGCTTAAAGGTATGAGGTCTGGGGAAGGACAGTTTCGGATTCGCTCGAGCGAGTGGAGACTGCGTTATGATATTACGGGTCGATATGTGATACTTCATTCCTTCCGACATCGTAGCGAAACGTACCGGTAAGAAACAACGAAGGTTTGCCGACACTTTGGCAAAGTGTTTTTTGTTTGCGATGAAGGTTCATAGTTATCAAAAACAAACGGGTCAAGTCTTGGG
The sequence above is drawn from the Thermodesulfobacteriota bacterium genome and encodes:
- a CDS encoding sodium-translocating pyrophosphatase, with protein sequence MSHILIVVILGISMISLGYAGYLTRFVLSQDTGTSAMQSISNAIKEGAEAFLKRQYSTIIMLSIALAVLIFLLYWFAKGDHDMAWRTTVAFLFGAGSSGIAGYIGMWIAIRSNIRTASAVRSSLDKALRISLRGGAVSGITIVAMSLLGVGILFVLYGGSSNDPEVVKRVPFLIVGYGFGASFVALFAQLGGGIYTKAADVGADLVGKVEAGIPEDDPRNPAVIADLVGDNVGDCAGRGADLFESTAAENIGAMILGVALFPLFGIKGIFFPLVARAFGLIASMIGVALVGLKDEKEDPMSALNRGYYVACILAAIGFYIATYILLNNNFWLFVAGVIGIVTSILFVFITQYYTEYRYRPVQFIAEASQTGPATNIIAGLSVGLECTALPVIAISAALVGSYYCGVHGLREFTNISTTSAGLYGTAIATMGMLGTAAYILAMDTFGPITDNAGGIVEMSKQPEEIRVKTDRLDAVGNTTKALTKGYAIGSAALAAFLLFSAYLDEVSHITGKAFDSVDIAKVEVFVGGLLGAMLVFLFSALAIRAVARAAYYVIGDVRAQFKENPGILEGTSKPDYARCVDIVTKGALKEMVPPGILAVGMPIVVGVIFRQFGLGAETVAAFLMVGTISGILLATLMNNGGGAWDNAKKYIETGAYGGKRSETHKASVVGDTVGDPFKDTAGPSIHVLIKLLSTITLVLAPLFI
- a CDS encoding pseudouridine synthase, with the protein product MIVRLNRYLSMCGISSRRNADELIVSGKVRVNGELVNELGYKIDTEIDKVEIGRKILEIERKRHVLLNKPRFYLTALGKGEGGRKTIDELITDIPERVYPVGRLDYDTEGLLILTNDGELAHKIMHPSYELIKVYHAHVRGEVNKETLEKMKRGAELKDGFARPDYIKVVKYDDKEAVIHIAFHEGRNRLVKRFLSEFGHPVLKLKRISVGPIKLGNLPEERWRNLTMNELRALKKAVGC
- a CDS encoding type II toxin-antitoxin system Phd/YefM family antitoxin; amino-acid sequence: MKKHPKRMVKHLPITEARRHLGEVVKKIRINKDYFVLEKDGIPIAGLMDIDEFEDYLELQDPKLKKQIRESYTEYQKGKARPVEEFLTELQKTK